In the Malaya genurostris strain Urasoe2022 chromosome 1, Malgen_1.1, whole genome shotgun sequence genome, one interval contains:
- the LOC131426888 gene encoding uncharacterized protein LOC131426888, with amino-acid sequence MARSRHLQAKYKACYRKRKKQEASTELAEGEPSRLLRRVEQTVAEPSDGGGSLSSQPSGVQDEHSNGIRSGLPPLDPISERLISPRIPFMQIRRLRHAAGSHSIMGQIINVPVDVSEMVRVLPRNIDDDYSFNVSIKKHSIHKSSYLNGFVKKATVKKWLLYLVDTPLYRRYNIVINQDQLNQFDHSSSTLLDPDNELECIDSESDFELLIGQQQTLLWNEDQCLEIAPAQNRIPLSIIYDEFAEELSFPDIYFGHPRTYRTDVHVTPFMMATSELRRQDRRGAKPKHLLYMAAKIMRLRVSEGLHSTFKCMGTANITREMLKNREFLETCIERNLSFLKSIPNSVQYWQQRKHDVFAMIRQLGRPTIFMTLSANETRWPELLKILYRLSDEHIANLANPVDQLTALQRATLVSEDPVTCCIYFNKLVDTLLNILSSSRFSPFGEYYVVDYFKRIEFQHRGSPHVHILLWLNNDPKETISEDMPATIELINRLCSINSNSNQVHKHTFTCYKRNEKRCRFNIPYWPMDQTRIILPMPSNDSRRNRLMKKGEEMRENLNIKIYATLDEYLCDCNCSYDDYLDVIRASTPRPIILLKRSMEELWTNPYNKWVANKLLSNMDLQFILDEYSCAAYVVEYVNKTNRGISNLHLELVKLQKEYPDQDYASLLKKVSIKMLNSVEMCAQEAAWYLLRQPMSEASRKVQFIPTMWPHERIKSRKHTKQMDEEGIDDDSTDVWTLNIVQKYEKRADLDDICLADFVACYTKDNSNTNSYKKRNAPRIVRWLKYKMSELNDYKREMVLLFLPFRNEACDILDRNKFIDLYDQNKTIIFDKLKEYDCDIKLEQIVEEYLRVAEENESDDQQKSNDKHNEYVRAITMEPNDDDIEQLPTGALSAVIKKRTNVMSKQDYCAMVRATNVDQRKLILHLIDILHAFDGMNTPLQIFFTGPAGCGKTFTLKILMETYNRFSQAHNLLKNAYVACASTGKAAVAIGGTTVHSAFRISMARRSSSKLGFEALQLYRNAFAGVKAIIIDEVSMIGADMLNIIHTRLQDITGNYDDPFGGIHIIFCGDLRQLPPVNARPVFKPCKNSILGPVLWQSLNFFPLVQVMRQADIEFSSILTKIGNGMPLTDSENERIESRFRTAEWCKQNVPNAIRLFHRNMDVERYNTEALREREGYDFIVNDVFTGYRNAEQLASARLKMHKMSVVETGGLPYLLRLTLGMPYMISTNIDVEDGLVNGAIGELKFIEHDDDNPEERIIRLWLKFESNIIGASLKVKSRPLVYSNPGQLQFDWVPILKRSANIKLGSINCKRIQFPIVSACALTVHKSQGGTFSEIVLDYDKSLEQQLVYVGLSRVTTMDGLYLTNQKNFFKFWHSKGSDSPRMTELRTELN; translated from the exons ATGGCGCGATCGAGGCATCTCcaggcgaaatacaaagcttgctaccgcaagcggaagaagcaggaggcTTCAACAGAACTCGCAGAAGGAGAGCCGAGTCGGCTGTTGAGACGCGTTGAGCAGACAGTAGCAGAGCCGAGTGATGGAGGTGGTTCGTTGAGTTCGCAACCGAGTGGAGTACAAGATGAGCACTCGAATGGAATCCGATCAG GTCTACCTCCACTTGATCCCATAAGTGAGAGACTCATCTCACCAAGAATACCTTTTATGCAGATTCGCCGTTTGCGTCATGCTGCAGGTAGTCATTCAATTATGGGACAAATTATTAATGTACCAGTAGATGTTTCTGAGATGGTTCGCGTGCTTCCTAGAAACATTGATGATgattattcattcaatgttaGCATTAAGAAGCATTCGATTCACAAATCATCCTATTTGAATGGATTCGTtaaaaaagctactgtgaaaaagTGGCTTTTGTACCTTGTTGATACTCCATTATACCGTCGTTATAATATAGTCATCAATCAAGATCAACTAAACCAGTTTGACCACTCATCGTCAACATTACTTGATCCTGACAACGAGCTGGAATGTATTGATTCTGAGAGTGATTTTGAGCTTTTAATTGGACAACAACAAACGCTCCTTTGGAATGAAGACCAGTGTTTGGAAATTGCGCCCGCTCAGAATAGAATTCCTCTGTCAATAATATATGACGAATTTGCGGAAGAACTCTCATTTCCAGATATTTATTTCGGGCATCCACGCACTTATAGAACTGATGTTCATGTTACACCATTTATGATGGCTACAAGTGAGCTCAGGCGCCAGGATAGGCGAGGTGCCAAACCGAAACACCTGTTGTATATGGCAGCAAAAATAATGCGACTTCGTGTTTCAGAAGGTTTGCACAGCACTTTTAAGTGTATGGGAACTGCGAATATAACTCGCGAAATGTTAAAGAACCGAGAGTTCTTGGAGACTTGCATTGAGCGTAATTTATCGTTTCTCAAATCTATCCCAAATTCAGTTCAATATTGGCAACAACGTAAGCATGATGTTTTCGCTATGATTAGACAACTTGGAAGACCAACAATATTCATGACTTTGAGTGCCAATGAAACTCGATGGCCcgaattgttaaaaattttatatagaCTTTCTGATGAACATATCGCTAATTTAGCAAACCCAGTAGATCAACTGACTGCTTTGCAGCGAGCTACACTCGTTAGTGAGGATCCAGTCACTtgttgcatttatttcaataaactcGTGGATACCTTGCTCAACATATTATCTTCGTCAAGATTTAGTCCCTTTGGTGAATATTATGTGGTcgattatttcaaaagaatagAGTTTCAGCATCGTGGCAGTCCACATGTACACATTTTGCTGTGGTTAAACAATGATCCTAAAGAAACAATTTCAGAGGACATGCCCGCTACAATTGAACTTATTaatagactttgttccatcaatTCTAACAGTAATCAGGTACATAAGCATACATTTACCTGTTACAAACGGAACGAAAAGCGATGTCGGTTTAATATCCCATATTGGCCCATGGATCAAACAAGAATTATTTTGCCAATGCCATCGAATGACTCCCGTCGTAATCGGTTGATGAAAAAAGGTGAAGAAATGCgcgaaaatttgaatataaaaatttatgcgACATTAGATGAATACCTTTGCGATTGTAATTGTTCATACGATGACTACTTGGATGTAATTCGTGCCTCCACACCAAGACCTATAATTCTTTTGAAACGTTCCATGGAAGAACTTTGGACCAACCCGTATAATAAATGGGTTGCAAACAAATTACTGTCAAACATGGATCTTCAATTTATTCTAGATGAATATTCATGTGCTGCGTATGTTGTTGAATATGTTAATAAAACGAACAGAGGTATTAGTAACTTACATCTCGAATTAGTTAAGTTACAAAAAGAATACCCTGATCAAGATTATGCTTCattactgaaaaaagttagtatTAAAATGCTAAATTCAGTAGAAATGTGTGCCCAAGAAGCTGCTTGGTACTTACTACGTCAACCAATGTCAGAAGCCAGCCGGAAAGTACAATTTATACCCACCATGTGGCCACATGAACGTATAAAGTCTAGAAAGCATACTAAACAAATGGACGAGGAAGGAATTGATGATGATTCTACCGATGTTTGGACGCTGAACATagtacaaaaatatgaaaagcgtGCAGATCTCGATGACATTTGTTTAGCTGACTTCGTAGCGTGTTACACGAAGGATAACAGTAACACGAATTCGTATAAGAAGCGAAATGCACCTCGCATAGTGCGAtggttgaaatataaaatgtcTGAATTAAACGATTACAAGCGTGAAATGGTTCTTCTGTTTCTACCATTTCGAAATGAAGCTTGTGATATTCTTGATCGTAACAAGTTCATAGATTTGTATGATCAAAATAAAACTATCATATTCGACAAGTTAAAAGAATATGATTGTGATATTAAGTTGGAACAGATCGTCGAAGAATATCTTCGTGttgcagaagaaaatgaaagtgaTGATCAACAAAAATCCAACGATAAACACAATGAGTACGTACGGGCCATAACTATGGAGCCCAACGATGATGATATAGAACAGTTGCCTACTGGTGCTCTGTCAGCTGTCATCAAAAAACGTACCAATGTCATGAGCAAACAGGATTATTGTGCTATGGTCAGGGCCACAAATGTAGatcaaagaaaattgattttacatttgattgatattttgcaTGCGTTCGACGGTATGAACACGCCTTTGCAGATATTCTTCACTGGCCCCGCAGGATGTGGTAAAACGTTTACTCTGAAAATATTGATGGAGACTTATAATCGTTTTAGTCAAGCACACAATTTACTTAAAAACGCATATGTCGCCTGTGCATCAACAGGGAAAGCAGCGGTAGCTATTGGAGGCActacagttcattctgcttttcgaatttcaatggCACGTAGAAGTAGTTCAAAACTTGGGTTCGAAGCACTTCAACTGTATCGCAATGCTTTTGCAGGCGTTAAAGCGATTATTATCGACGAAGTAAGCATGATTGGCGCAGATATGCTTAATATTATTCACACTCGGTTGCAAGACATCACTGGGAACTATGATGATCCTTTTGGCGGAATTCATATAATATTCTGTGGTGATCTTCGCCAACTGCCACCTGTGAACGCACGGCcagttttcaagccatgtaaaaaCTCTATTCTTGGACCTGTACTCTGGCAATCACTTAATTTCTTCCCATTAGTTCAAGTTATGCGACAAGCTGACATTGAATTTTCTTCCATACTTACTAAAATAGGTAATGGTATGCCACTTactgattctgaaaatgagcgtATTGAAAGCCGCTTTCGAACAGCTGAGTGGTGTAAACAAAATGTTCCGAATGCTATACGTCTCTTCCATCGCAATATGGATGTTGAAAGATATAATACGGAAGCATTGCGTGAACGAGAGGGCTATGATTTTATTGTCAACGATGTTTTCACAGGTTATCGAAATGCGGAACAACTAGCTAGTGCTAGATTAAAGATGCATAAGATGAGCGTAGTGGAAACAGGCGGTCTACCTTATCTATTACGGTTGACGCTTGGAATGCCCTATATGATCTCAACTAACATTGATGTCGAAGATGGGCTAGTTAACGGGGCCATAGGAGAGCTTAAATTTATCgaacatgatgatgataatcccgaagagcgcattattcgattatgGCTAAAATTTGAGAGTAATATTATCGGTGCCAGCTTAAAGGTAAAATCTAGACCTTTAGTGTATTCTAACCCAGGTCAACTGCAATTTGATTGGGTACCTATATTAAAACGATCAGCCAATATTAAGCTTGGTAGCATCAACTGTAAAAGAATTCAATTTCCGATAGTTAGTGCATGTGCACTCACGGTCCATAAATCGCAGGGAGGTACATTTTCTGAAATTGTACTTGACTACGATAAATCTTTGGAACAACAACTAGTATATGTTGGATTGTCACGGGTGACAACAATGGATGGGCTTTACTTAACTAACCAAAAGAACTTCTTCAAATTTTGGCACTCAAAGGGTAGTGATTCGCCCAGAATGACGGAACTGAGAACAGAGTTAAACTGA
- the LOC131425090 gene encoding protein dj-1beta has protein sequence MSKKLLMLLPSGAEEMEFVICVDVLRRCGVSVTIAGLGGKQITCSRDVVITADTTLNEASKGEFDAIALPGGLGGSKAMAESTQLGEVLKSFETNGKIIAAICAAPTVLLAHSIALGKSLTSYPSFKDNLSDKYRYIDDKRVVIDGNLITSRGPGTAFDFALKLAEILVGLDKVKQVSSGMLYSLN, from the exons ATGTCTAAAAAATTACTTATGTTACTACCAAGTGGCGCCGAAGAGATGGAGTTTGTCATTTGCGTCGACGTTCTGCGTAGATGTGGT GTGAGCGTTACTATTGCGGGGCTTGGAGGTAAGCAGATTACATGTTCCCGTGATGTTGTAATAACTGCGGACACAACACTCAATGAAGCATCGAAG GGCGAATTTGATGCAATAGCTCTTCCAGGTGGTCTCGGTGGATCCAAAGCTATGGCGGAGTCAACTCAGCTCGGggaagttttaaaatcgtttgaGACAAATGGGAAAATAATTGCTGCAATTTGTGCAG CTCCAACGGTTTTGTTGGCACATTCAATTGCTCTCGGAAAATCTTTGACGTCATATCCTTCTTTCAAAGACAATCTCTCAGATAAATATAG ATATATTGATGATAAAAGAGTCGTGATTGATGGAAATTTAATAACCAGCCGTGGTCCCGGAACGGCGTTTGATTTTGCTTTGAAGCTTGCAGAAATTCTGGTTGGCTTGGATAAAGTAAAACAAGTTTCATCAGGAATGCTGTACAGTTTGAACTAG